One segment of Paenibacillus sp. FSL R7-0337 DNA contains the following:
- a CDS encoding MFS transporter, which translates to MSGKVAQRMHISLASPFILEMWIIIFLVEFVKGSLLVALLPVYMENILGLSVTVVGFAFALQYLGDNLFRSPFGWVMERIGYRWTMTGALVLLVVAVGLIIYAKDAVSLSIACLILGIGTSPLWPCTMTGITELAGSTQSGSSGAAMGAVEMASLAGTGVGPIIVNFMMDHGGQGYRTVFLVLMGFAAAVVAVALFLPSKIGGHAPRAVREISAEGPQVPRKPVRPLQSLKRTWQQVTSSLKVSRLLFPALFLQAFAIGLMTPVVTLFARSELHVTPNQFSLLLIAGGGITVLTLIPAGKLVDKVGTSIFLNIGFLLAACSMAFFSQVRWLPLAFVAVAMVGISYALILPAWNAFLAKQVPEGERGTVWGLFLTLQGSGMVAGPVVSGKLWDTVSHGAPFLASAGVMVLLFGLHLLIVHRTKLKHGRAH; encoded by the coding sequence ATGTCTGGCAAAGTAGCGCAACGTATGCATATCAGTTTAGCCTCACCGTTCATATTAGAAATGTGGATCATTATTTTCCTGGTCGAATTCGTAAAAGGATCGCTGCTGGTAGCTCTGCTGCCGGTCTATATGGAGAATATTCTGGGCCTCTCCGTAACGGTGGTGGGGTTCGCCTTCGCGCTGCAGTATCTTGGAGATAACCTGTTCCGCAGCCCGTTCGGCTGGGTGATGGAGCGGATCGGTTACCGCTGGACGATGACTGGTGCTCTGGTGCTGCTAGTGGTGGCTGTCGGGCTGATCATCTATGCCAAAGATGCCGTAAGTTTGTCCATCGCCTGTCTGATTCTGGGGATCGGTACCTCGCCGCTCTGGCCTTGTACGATGACGGGCATCACCGAATTGGCAGGCTCTACCCAGAGCGGCAGCAGCGGCGCAGCCATGGGGGCGGTGGAGATGGCCTCACTGGCTGGAACCGGCGTCGGTCCGATTATCGTCAATTTCATGATGGATCATGGCGGACAGGGCTACCGGACGGTCTTCCTGGTGCTGATGGGCTTCGCTGCCGCTGTTGTAGCCGTGGCGCTGTTCCTGCCTTCGAAGATCGGCGGTCATGCGCCGCGCGCTGTCCGCGAGATATCGGCGGAGGGGCCGCAGGTGCCGCGTAAGCCAGTAAGGCCGCTCCAGAGTCTGAAGCGTACCTGGCAGCAGGTCACCTCCTCACTGAAGGTAAGCCGCCTGCTGTTCCCGGCGTTGTTCCTGCAGGCTTTTGCGATCGGGCTTATGACGCCGGTGGTCACCTTGTTCGCACGCTCGGAGCTGCATGTCACCCCCAACCAGTTCAGTCTGCTGCTGATTGCCGGTGGAGGGATTACCGTGCTGACGCTTATTCCGGCAGGGAAGCTGGTCGATAAGGTCGGCACCTCCATCTTCCTCAATATCGGCTTCCTGCTGGCAGCCTGCTCCATGGCCTTCTTCTCACAGGTCCGCTGGCTGCCGCTGGCCTTCGTGGCGGTGGCGATGGTCGGGATCAGCTATGCGCTGATTCTTCCGGCGTGGAACGCCTTCCTCGCCAAGCAGGTGCCGGAGGGCGAGCGCGGAACCGTCTGGGGGCTCTTCCTGACGCTCCAGGGCTCAGGCATGGTTGCTGGTCCGGTCGTGTCAGGTAAGCTGTGGGATACGGTCAGCCACGGTGCGCCTTTTCTGGCCAGTGCCGGAGTAATGGTTCTGTTATTCGGTCTGCATCTGCTGATTGTTCACCGGACGAAGCTAAAGCACGGCAGAGCGCACTGA